A single genomic interval of uncultured Desulfobacter sp. harbors:
- a CDS encoding Sua5/YciO/YrdC/YwlC family protein yields MSTSLAPNLSPNNPYLGIMLPYTPLHYLLLDKGPDILVMTSGNRSGEPLSIDNADALDAFSHIADYFLLHNRDIYFRADDSITRIQQGKLRFLRRSRGYAPLPLDITPPADDKLANILGCGAGMKSTICLTRDRYAFLSPHIGDLESMQVQNFYKDTIEHMQKILDIRPVCVAHDLHPGYFSTQFAKILGDQGIPLIGVQHHHAHALACMAENHLDGTVLALTLDGTGLGTDGHIWGGEVLTCTYKGFERRARLDYLPMPGGDTAVRAPWRMAVALLYKVYGPEIMDLNIPFIRSLDKTKLAFLIQMMDRQVNCPLTSSTGRLFDAVSALLMICHEVSYDSQAAIALEAAADLEESESTAYTFGMKTGIDGCRIMDTGPSVRQIVADIKKGVHRGRIAARFHLTLSRMMVGAAAAVGQETGLDRIVLSGGVFNNDTIFSQITRMLGAKGFKVYTHSIVPCGDGGIALGQAMAAAALQHQQP; encoded by the coding sequence GTGAGCACGAGTTTGGCTCCGAATCTGTCCCCTAACAACCCTTATCTTGGTATTATGCTGCCCTATACACCGCTGCACTACCTGCTTCTGGACAAGGGGCCGGATATTCTGGTCATGACCTCGGGCAACCGGTCCGGCGAGCCCTTGTCCATTGACAATGCCGATGCCCTGGATGCCTTTTCCCATATTGCCGACTATTTTCTGCTCCACAACCGGGATATCTATTTCAGGGCCGATGATTCCATTACCAGAATCCAGCAGGGAAAATTGCGATTTCTGCGCCGATCCAGGGGATATGCCCCTCTACCCCTGGATATAACGCCGCCAGCAGATGATAAACTTGCCAATATCCTTGGCTGCGGCGCCGGTATGAAATCCACCATCTGTCTGACCAGGGATCGGTACGCCTTTTTAAGCCCGCACATTGGCGACTTGGAATCAATGCAGGTCCAAAATTTTTACAAAGATACCATTGAACATATGCAAAAAATCCTGGATATCCGGCCGGTCTGTGTGGCCCATGACCTGCATCCGGGATATTTTTCCACACAGTTCGCCAAAATACTCGGGGACCAGGGTATTCCCCTGATAGGGGTGCAGCACCACCATGCCCATGCCCTTGCCTGCATGGCGGAAAATCATCTGGATGGAACGGTACTTGCCCTGACCCTGGACGGCACCGGCCTGGGTACGGACGGCCATATCTGGGGCGGCGAAGTCCTGACCTGTACCTATAAAGGGTTTGAGCGCCGGGCCCGGCTGGATTACCTGCCCATGCCGGGAGGGGATACGGCGGTGAGGGCACCCTGGCGCATGGCGGTGGCTCTATTATATAAGGTATACGGGCCAGAGATAATGGATCTGAATATTCCCTTTATCCGGTCTTTGGACAAAACAAAGCTTGCATTTTTAATTCAAATGATGGACCGGCAGGTGAACTGCCCATTGACATCCAGCACAGGCCGTCTGTTTGACGCAGTTTCCGCCCTTTTAATGATCTGCCATGAAGTTTCCTATGACAGCCAGGCCGCCATTGCCCTGGAGGCGGCTGCAGATCTTGAAGAATCGGAAAGTACAGCTTACACCTTTGGCATGAAAACAGGGATTGACGGCTGCCGAATTATGGACACCGGCCCCTCGGTGCGGCAGATAGTGGCGGATATCAAAAAAGGTGTGCATCGGGGCAGGATTGCGGCCCGGTTTCATCTGACCTTGTCCCGTATGATGGTGGGTGCCGCCGCAGCGGTGGGGCAAGAAACCGGCCTTGACCGGATTGTTCTGTCCGGCGGGGTGTTTAATAATGATACGATTTTTTCCCAGATAACCCGTATGCTTGGGGCAAAGGGCTTTAAGGTCTATACCCACAGTATTGTTCCCTGTGGGGATGGCGGCATTGCCCTGGGGCAGGCCATGGCGGCTGCAGCCCTTCAACACCAGCAACCCTAA
- the hypE gene encoding hydrogenase expression/formation protein HypE codes for MNNNDTIVLDHGAGGKVSHAMFSELILPLFDNELLAKQDDGAVFEVPPGQMAFSTDSYTVDPIFFPGGDIGELAVNGTVNDVAMCGATPLYISVGLIIEEGMKVVDLKRILTSMAKAAKKAGVRIVTGDTKVVPRGKVDKIFINTSGIGSIPAGVNVSGNGARPGDKVIVSGTIADHGITILSQREGLKFDSDVKSDSAPLNHMVKEVLASGCPVHVLRDPTRGGLGTTLNEIAVQSKVGIRLFEDRLPVRGPVRGICELLGFDPLYLANEGKLIAIVPGADADNVLDIIRRDEFGKDAVIIGEVTDQDPGRVVLETFIGGTRIVDMLTGEQLPRIC; via the coding sequence ATGAATAATAATGATACGATTGTTCTGGATCACGGTGCCGGGGGTAAGGTTTCCCATGCCATGTTTTCAGAATTAATTTTGCCTTTGTTCGACAACGAACTATTGGCAAAACAGGACGATGGGGCCGTTTTTGAGGTGCCCCCAGGCCAAATGGCTTTTTCAACGGATTCCTATACCGTGGATCCCATTTTTTTCCCCGGCGGGGATATCGGCGAGCTTGCCGTGAACGGCACAGTCAATGATGTGGCCATGTGCGGGGCAACCCCCTTATATATATCAGTGGGGCTGATCATAGAAGAAGGCATGAAAGTTGTTGACCTTAAACGCATTCTTACATCCATGGCCAAGGCGGCCAAAAAAGCGGGGGTCCGGATCGTCACCGGCGATACCAAGGTGGTGCCCCGGGGGAAGGTTGACAAAATATTCATCAATACCTCCGGGATCGGATCTATTCCGGCCGGCGTCAATGTGTCGGGTAACGGCGCGCGACCCGGCGACAAAGTAATTGTGTCAGGAACCATTGCCGATCATGGCATCACTATATTAAGCCAACGCGAAGGGTTGAAATTTGATTCCGACGTAAAAAGCGATTCTGCGCCCTTAAACCACATGGTCAAAGAAGTATTGGCATCAGGATGCCCGGTTCATGTGCTGCGGGATCCCACCCGTGGCGGGCTTGGTACGACACTTAACGAAATTGCCGTCCAGTCAAAGGTGGGCATACGCCTTTTCGAAGACCGACTGCCGGTGCGTGGCCCGGTCCGGGGCATTTGCGAACTTTTGGGTTTTGACCCCTTATACCTGGCCAATGAAGGCAAGCTCATCGCCATTGTACCCGGTGCAGATGCCGACAACGTGCTGGATATAATTCGCCGGGATGAGTTCGGCAAAGACGCTGTGATTATTGGAGAGGTTACAGACCAGGATCCGGGCCGGGTGGTGCTGGAGACGTTTATCGGCGGCACACGGATTGTGGATATGCTTACCGGCGAACAACTACCCCGAATCTGCTGA
- the dksA gene encoding RNA polymerase-binding protein DksA, whose amino-acid sequence MKQEDLDYFKALLTDRLNELLSHADTTVTGMTQPKENFADPTDRASHEADRSFELRIRDREHKLIKKIKKALERIENGTFGQCDMCEEEISIERLKARPVTTQCIRCKTLEENREKALGI is encoded by the coding sequence ATGAAACAAGAAGATCTGGATTATTTTAAAGCGTTGTTGACTGACCGCCTCAATGAGTTGCTTTCCCATGCCGACACAACCGTTACAGGCATGACCCAGCCCAAGGAGAATTTTGCTGATCCCACGGACCGGGCCTCCCATGAGGCGGACAGAAGTTTTGAACTACGCATCAGGGACCGGGAGCACAAACTGATTAAAAAAATTAAAAAGGCATTGGAGCGGATCGAAAACGGAACCTTTGGTCAGTGTGACATGTGCGAAGAAGAGATTTCCATAGAACGGCTTAAAGCCCGGCCTGTGACGACCCAGTGCATCAGGTGCAAAACCCTTGAAGAGAACAGGGAGAAGGCTCTGGGAATTTAA
- the rnc gene encoding ribonuclease III gives MIDLHTHSTASDGSLTPRQILDLAKDNGIEAVALTDHDTIAGILEIKDIVPSYPVEFITGVEISCSPPPEFKSLGSIHMLGYGFSLYDCKLNHALARAAEARANRNPKIIEKLNELGFDITLEEVKDRFGARQTGRPHIAELLVEKGYVSDFRRAFDLYLGKNKPAYVDKFKISCSDAIRLILDAGGLPVLAHPGIIDFQHPHDLDTFVNMLVDDGLAGIEVYYAGHDSALKKHLAEIVHSKGLVATGGSDFHGSFNKGVDLGRGRGDLNVGMSVFKTLSNRLLEIQAIPRLDILEQNLDYQFQSRSFLSNALCHRSFLNENQTICDTDNERLEFLGDAVLGLCVGHLLMESDPLKNEGDLSRLRSNLVSETGLAHIARKIDLGRFIKLGKGEALSGGRDKNSILSDTFEAVVAAVYLDAGFDRAQTMVNRLFKTPVQQVLASSNFIDYKSGLQEFTQEHFGKTPAYALAKEKGPDHDKTFEIALNLDTVSTTGTGKTKKAAEQDAARKALALLNQDSD, from the coding sequence TTGATTGATCTTCACACACATTCCACTGCGTCGGACGGCTCACTGACGCCCAGGCAGATACTTGATCTGGCCAAAGACAACGGTATTGAGGCCGTTGCGCTGACTGACCACGATACCATTGCCGGAATTCTGGAAATAAAAGATATTGTTCCTTCGTACCCGGTTGAATTTATCACCGGTGTTGAAATTTCCTGTTCTCCGCCGCCTGAGTTCAAATCCCTGGGCAGCATTCATATGTTGGGATATGGATTTTCCCTTTATGACTGTAAATTAAACCATGCCTTGGCTCGTGCGGCAGAAGCCAGGGCCAACCGAAATCCCAAAATCATTGAAAAACTTAATGAATTGGGATTTGATATTACCCTGGAAGAGGTAAAAGATCGCTTTGGTGCCCGCCAGACAGGCCGCCCCCACATTGCCGAACTGCTTGTGGAAAAAGGTTATGTGTCTGACTTCCGCAGGGCCTTTGATCTTTACCTGGGTAAAAATAAACCCGCCTATGTTGATAAATTTAAAATATCCTGCAGTGATGCCATCCGGCTGATTCTTGACGCCGGTGGCCTGCCGGTTCTGGCCCATCCGGGTATCATTGATTTTCAACACCCCCATGACCTGGATACCTTCGTAAATATGCTGGTCGATGATGGGCTTGCGGGAATTGAAGTCTATTATGCAGGGCATGATTCAGCCTTGAAAAAACATCTGGCTGAAATTGTGCACAGTAAAGGACTGGTGGCCACTGGCGGTTCTGATTTCCACGGCAGCTTTAATAAAGGTGTGGATCTTGGCCGGGGTAGAGGCGATTTGAATGTTGGCATGTCCGTATTCAAAACATTAAGCAACCGGTTGCTTGAAATTCAGGCCATTCCCCGCCTGGATATTCTTGAACAAAACCTTGATTACCAATTTCAGTCCCGTTCCTTTTTATCCAATGCCCTGTGTCATCGCTCCTTTCTTAATGAAAATCAGACTATCTGCGACACGGACAATGAGCGCCTTGAGTTTCTTGGCGATGCGGTGTTAGGGCTATGCGTGGGGCATCTGCTCATGGAAAGCGATCCATTGAAGAATGAGGGCGATCTTTCCCGGCTGCGCTCAAATCTTGTCAGTGAAACAGGACTGGCGCACATTGCCCGCAAAATTGATCTGGGCCGCTTTATTAAGCTGGGTAAGGGGGAAGCTCTTTCGGGCGGCCGTGACAAAAACTCGATTCTGTCAGACACCTTTGAGGCGGTGGTTGCCGCGGTGTACCTGGATGCAGGATTTGACAGGGCACAAACCATGGTGAACCGTCTTTTTAAAACACCCGTGCAGCAGGTTCTGGCCTCATCGAATTTCATTGATTATAAAAGTGGCCTCCAGGAATTTACCCAGGAACATTTTGGCAAAACCCCGGCGTATGCCCTGGCAAAAGAGAAGGGCCCCGATCATGACAAAACATTTGAGATCGCCCTGAACCTGGATACGGTTTCCACCACGGGTACCGGGAAAACCAAAAAAGCGGCTGAACAGGATGCTGCCAGAAAAGCACTGGCTCTTTTGAACCAGGATTCCGACTAA
- a CDS encoding radical SAM protein, which yields MAPPLVIPFFIPHQGCPHLCVFCNQRLIAKQTSGTHTFDSEAERLSDVIQTYLQFKKNRDQVELAFFGGNFLGLETSRILALLEAVQPWILQGQIHGIRCSTRPDTVTRRVLDLARPFGLETVELGVQSMDDRVLTLAEREHTSEDTRKALALLKENGLKTGVQVMVGLPGDDYFGAVRTAKTLAELKPDFARIYPLLVLEGSRLAQWYRSGQYAPLSLDQAVEQSKKMVTIFKHAGVSVARIGLQATEMMDDAGRMIAGPWHPAFGHLVLSALMFDQACEQIDAILTGQEGIETPEEKKAIVLQVHPRSLSRLQGNRKANLDRLAQTYPGRSFIIERVKTLDINQVDAHFLGMSPK from the coding sequence ATGGCTCCGCCCCTGGTCATCCCTTTTTTTATTCCCCACCAGGGATGCCCCCATTTATGCGTTTTCTGTAACCAGCGCCTGATCGCAAAACAAACGTCAGGTACGCATACGTTTGACAGTGAGGCTGAACGTCTGTCTGACGTTATTCAAACTTATCTTCAATTTAAAAAAAATCGTGACCAGGTGGAACTGGCCTTTTTCGGCGGTAATTTTCTGGGACTTGAAACATCCAGGATACTTGCATTGCTCGAGGCGGTTCAGCCATGGATTCTGCAAGGACAGATCCATGGCATTCGCTGCTCCACACGTCCCGATACCGTCACGCGCCGGGTTCTGGATCTTGCCCGGCCCTTTGGTCTTGAGACCGTAGAACTGGGGGTCCAGTCCATGGATGATCGGGTACTTACCCTTGCCGAAAGGGAACATACCAGTGAGGATACCCGAAAAGCCCTGGCCCTGCTTAAGGAAAACGGCCTTAAAACCGGGGTCCAGGTGATGGTTGGACTGCCCGGAGATGACTATTTCGGTGCAGTACGTACAGCCAAAACGCTTGCAGAACTTAAGCCGGATTTTGCAAGAATCTACCCTCTTCTGGTGCTTGAAGGCTCCAGGCTTGCCCAATGGTACCGGTCCGGACAATATGCGCCGTTAAGTCTTGACCAGGCGGTTGAGCAAAGCAAAAAAATGGTCACGATTTTCAAGCATGCCGGTGTTTCCGTGGCACGTATAGGATTGCAGGCCACTGAGATGATGGACGATGCCGGCCGGATGATAGCTGGTCCTTGGCACCCGGCCTTCGGACATCTGGTTTTATCGGCCCTTATGTTTGACCAGGCCTGTGAACAGATTGATGCGATTCTGACAGGACAGGAAGGGATTGAAACGCCGGAGGAAAAAAAGGCTATCGTGCTCCAGGTACACCCAAGGTCTTTATCCCGGCTCCAGGGCAACCGGAAAGCCAATCTTGACCGGTTGGCCCAAACATACCCGGGGCGCTCTTTTATTATTGAAAGGGTTAAAACCCTGGATATAAATCAGGTTGATGCCCACTTCCTAGGAATGAGTCCCAAATAA
- the thpR gene encoding RNA 2',3'-cyclic phosphodiesterase, whose amino-acid sequence MNSDKNTKDSPTIRCFIAIVLEEHTKRQLSSVQKAIRSTGIHAGWPSAQNFHLTLKFLGNIPKQALPCIKKMLSEAIADKARFNITFNRLGVFPNVRHPKVIWIGPDKTSPELETLQRDIDSKLTQCHPFAEEKRFSPHITLSRVRHYAKPGALKKALNVDTGVIKIPVNQVHLIESRLYSSGAVHSSLFHATLKSS is encoded by the coding sequence TTGAATTCTGATAAAAATACTAAAGATAGCCCTACAATCAGATGTTTTATTGCAATTGTTCTTGAGGAGCACACGAAGCGTCAGCTAAGTAGTGTCCAGAAAGCAATTCGTTCCACCGGCATTCATGCAGGATGGCCGTCCGCTCAAAATTTTCATCTCACCTTAAAATTTCTTGGAAATATTCCAAAACAGGCGCTACCCTGTATCAAAAAAATGTTATCGGAAGCAATTGCTGATAAGGCCCGTTTTAATATTACATTTAACCGACTTGGCGTTTTTCCAAATGTACGCCACCCCAAAGTGATCTGGATTGGACCGGACAAGACAAGCCCTGAATTGGAGACGTTGCAGCGTGATATTGATTCAAAGCTGACCCAATGCCACCCGTTTGCTGAAGAGAAAAGATTTTCACCTCACATCACCTTATCTCGGGTGCGGCATTACGCAAAACCAGGCGCATTAAAGAAAGCGCTTAACGTTGACACCGGCGTCATAAAAATCCCTGTAAACCAGGTCCATCTGATAGAAAGCAGGCTTTATTCTTCCGGGGCTGTTCACTCGTCTTTATTTCATGCCACATTGAAATCCTCATGA
- a CDS encoding FapA family protein: MRSEINTINAEQANAIPTLADLALKYGTISQDQHAHLLKLFTFKKKQADFEDLLRNHGMATPYQLGLLKLIREYQIVRKSGEEFGKIAIEKGLATMVDINQALDLQKNEFKKSRHKKLIGDILVEARIITTKQKNLILKEQDQFNKHVHDSSYTESRSSDNGGEGRGGDAQKQSELNIIVSSDHMTAWIERRNPDEIAISVNQVKDAAMTDGIVNGVYPDSIIQCFLDAGVKKFPVARVNCANLLKRQSNLSLYIKGESGKPIEKKKGEVLAEQTDSVTEVQVENLYGENINVAPVNDFAVRCGENTRWSRDKLKILAAKSGIPSISATRSVFIHPVVYIREDADYRYGPIEPYADLSVSGMITGAYPITAGKVSAGEIRGATIAAIGDIHTRVGISDATIRAQGDVHARYIHNSRIETFGNVYVQNEIIDSQIRCSGKFKSPKCRVISSRIYAKGGAILLGVGSERSAPSTIIAGSEHHTIGLGQTILDMMNSILGKLEDLKDEKVDQQSKAEKIFKKMIELKTFHDKAKKKKDALLSEVNKKKEQINEKIWKNIQRLISTYDKRMNSSLASLKTMNVSKKEHDACVVELEKKISIATAQAEKEILSHEKTLFAYLETSKQRIGVPIIEVKGKAYAGTNLGGVYQRLPLTDDKNTFKVEELVGQGRVPELQFTSLLHTS, encoded by the coding sequence TTGAGAAGTGAAATAAACACGATCAATGCGGAACAGGCCAATGCCATTCCGACATTAGCAGATCTTGCATTAAAGTACGGCACCATTTCACAGGATCAGCATGCGCATCTGTTAAAACTTTTTACCTTTAAAAAAAAGCAGGCTGATTTTGAGGATCTGTTGCGTAATCACGGCATGGCAACGCCCTATCAACTTGGGTTGCTTAAGCTGATCCGGGAATACCAGATTGTTCGCAAAAGCGGTGAAGAATTCGGTAAAATTGCCATTGAAAAAGGCCTTGCCACCATGGTTGATATCAATCAGGCATTGGACTTACAAAAAAATGAATTTAAAAAGTCACGGCATAAAAAACTTATCGGTGATATTCTTGTTGAAGCCCGGATTATAACCACAAAACAAAAAAATTTAATCCTTAAAGAGCAGGATCAGTTTAATAAACATGTCCATGACTCATCCTATACGGAAAGCCGCTCATCCGACAATGGAGGAGAGGGTAGGGGCGGGGATGCTCAAAAACAATCTGAACTAAACATCATTGTCAGTTCAGATCATATGACTGCCTGGATAGAAAGACGCAATCCTGATGAAATTGCGATCTCAGTAAATCAAGTTAAAGATGCCGCCATGACAGATGGTATTGTCAACGGTGTGTATCCTGATTCTATTATTCAATGTTTTCTTGATGCCGGTGTTAAGAAATTCCCCGTTGCCCGGGTTAACTGCGCTAATCTTTTGAAGCGGCAAAGCAATCTTTCTTTATATATAAAAGGAGAGAGCGGCAAACCCATAGAGAAGAAAAAAGGTGAAGTTCTTGCAGAGCAGACAGATTCAGTCACAGAAGTTCAAGTTGAGAACTTGTATGGTGAAAATATAAACGTTGCCCCAGTGAATGATTTTGCTGTTCGTTGCGGCGAAAATACCAGATGGTCAAGGGACAAGTTGAAAATCCTTGCCGCGAAATCCGGAATTCCGTCAATTTCTGCCACCCGAAGCGTGTTTATTCATCCTGTTGTTTATATTCGGGAAGATGCAGATTATCGTTACGGACCCATTGAGCCCTATGCCGATTTATCGGTATCAGGGATGATTACCGGTGCATATCCAATAACCGCAGGCAAGGTAAGCGCCGGGGAAATTCGGGGTGCAACTATAGCTGCGATAGGCGACATCCACACCAGGGTTGGTATTTCGGATGCGACTATTCGTGCCCAGGGGGATGTTCATGCCAGGTATATACACAACAGCAGGATAGAGACCTTTGGCAATGTATACGTTCAAAATGAAATTATTGACTCACAGATCAGGTGCAGCGGAAAATTTAAAAGTCCAAAATGCAGGGTAATTTCATCAAGAATTTATGCCAAGGGCGGGGCTATCCTATTAGGCGTCGGGAGTGAACGGTCCGCGCCAAGCACCATTATTGCCGGCAGCGAGCATCATACCATAGGCCTTGGGCAAACCATTTTGGATATGATGAACTCTATTCTTGGCAAATTAGAGGATCTTAAGGACGAAAAGGTCGACCAGCAATCCAAAGCAGAAAAAATTTTTAAAAAAATGATCGAACTTAAAACGTTCCATGACAAGGCCAAGAAAAAAAAAGATGCGTTGTTATCAGAAGTGAATAAAAAAAAGGAACAAATAAACGAAAAGATTTGGAAAAATATTCAAAGGCTAATTTCAACCTACGATAAAAGAATGAACAGTTCTTTGGCCTCATTGAAAACAATGAATGTTTCCAAAAAAGAGCATGATGCATGTGTTGTGGAACTTGAAAAAAAAATCTCCATAGCGACTGCCCAGGCAGAAAAAGAAATTCTTTCACATGAAAAAACACTTTTTGCATATTTGGAAACATCAAAGCAACGAATCGGCGTTCCGATTATTGAGGTTAAAGGGAAAGCCTATGCCGGTACTAATCTGGGTGGTGTTTACCAACGGTTGCCGCTTACGGATGACAAAAACACTTTCAAGGTCGAAGAGTTGGTGGGGCAGGGAAGGGTTCCTGAATTACAATTTACTTCACTGTTGCACACGTCATGA
- a CDS encoding cob(I)yrinic acid a,c-diamide adenosyltransferase encodes MKGYVQVYTGNGKGKTTASLGLALRAGGAGLNVFIVQFMKQGMYSEINALKKLDNIFVEQYGAGQFVKGKPSDAERAKCRQGYERLCQIIEAGNHDLVIADEANIACFCGLLSEEDLLHLIDIKPDHIELVITGRGAPASVMDRADLVTEMTDVKHYYQQGVVARVGIEK; translated from the coding sequence GTGAAAGGTTACGTTCAGGTTTACACCGGCAATGGTAAAGGAAAAACAACCGCAAGCCTAGGTCTTGCACTCAGGGCCGGCGGCGCCGGGCTAAATGTATTTATCGTTCAGTTTATGAAACAGGGCATGTATTCCGAAATAAACGCACTTAAAAAATTAGATAATATTTTTGTAGAACAATATGGCGCCGGGCAATTTGTTAAAGGAAAACCTTCTGATGCAGAGAGAGCTAAGTGTCGGCAAGGATATGAACGGTTATGTCAAATCATTGAAGCAGGAAACCATGATCTTGTTATCGCTGATGAGGCAAATATAGCCTGTTTTTGCGGCTTGCTTTCCGAAGAAGACCTATTGCATCTGATTGATATAAAACCTGACCATATTGAGCTTGTGATTACCGGACGCGGCGCTCCTGCGTCTGTTATGGATAGAGCAGACCTTGTAACGGAAATGACAGACGTTAAACACTATTATCAGCAAGGTGTTGTGGCCAGGGTGGGAATTGAGAAGTGA